One window of Haloarcula salinisoli genomic DNA carries:
- a CDS encoding DUF4396 domain-containing protein, translating into MDAWKTLATVVAALVVVIVAAQPLYVVALTLFDYGQTPDGTYATMQTKDTTRFPADDLAQLSAYTAQAARPPGANASYDTVVRVPEGDWQTALAASRLRAASDAIVLYGDAPVPSNGNGTTAPNASTVQLSGGNPAQTAAQIATRGNNSDDVSSGNVIIVGNESPRWALPAAAWSAYSGDPILYADENGVPNATQRAIDELNASHAYVLAPPDLVSQNALGELNVEWTRVSGSTPQDHAVEIAKFRDASRDFGWGIDERDKVGYYNTMLVNPDQPGHAVASTNLQWGKAGPILLAHDDGTLPAVTENYLWRIQSGWFSTPAEGPFNHVFVLGPMEEVSWVSQARSDYAVEITPYRLQGPGMSPLDALSASWAAFSLLGASFVYAHTRRRIPETSDWTKLVWPMFTLLLGPIGLGFYWLAYRGREVIERDGHQRVVRPYWLRAASATAMGVAFAASTMIAVAFGLTYFGMPLVVFESPVFMLGSSMVLMMAIVYVVAFLVSWLVFHIPMFEESLDLDRRAATRHALLAVGVSMTSVSVGMMTMMYFLMMLNLPMMPGDDNILWFGVMVFSTLIGFLIAWPVNGLLVRKNVKPGGAL; encoded by the coding sequence ATGGACGCATGGAAAACGCTGGCCACCGTCGTCGCCGCGCTCGTCGTCGTCATCGTCGCCGCACAGCCACTCTACGTCGTCGCGCTGACGCTGTTCGACTACGGCCAGACGCCCGACGGGACTTACGCGACGATGCAGACGAAAGACACCACTCGGTTTCCGGCGGACGACCTCGCACAATTGAGCGCGTATACTGCGCAGGCCGCGCGACCGCCTGGAGCGAACGCCTCGTACGACACTGTCGTTCGCGTCCCCGAGGGCGACTGGCAGACAGCGCTCGCAGCCTCTAGGTTACGAGCGGCTTCCGACGCCATCGTCCTGTATGGCGATGCGCCGGTCCCAAGCAATGGGAACGGTACCACGGCGCCGAATGCATCAACAGTCCAGCTGTCTGGGGGCAATCCGGCACAGACAGCCGCCCAAATCGCGACACGAGGGAACAATAGCGACGATGTGAGCTCGGGCAACGTCATTATCGTCGGCAACGAGTCGCCTCGGTGGGCGCTCCCAGCCGCTGCGTGGAGCGCTTACAGCGGCGATCCGATTCTCTACGCTGATGAGAACGGTGTTCCGAACGCCACGCAGCGGGCCATCGACGAACTGAACGCCTCACACGCGTACGTCCTCGCGCCGCCTGACCTCGTGAGTCAGAACGCGCTCGGTGAACTGAATGTCGAGTGGACTCGCGTCAGCGGGTCGACGCCACAGGACCACGCTGTCGAGATCGCGAAGTTCCGCGACGCGTCCCGGGACTTCGGCTGGGGAATCGACGAGCGTGACAAGGTCGGGTACTACAACACGATGCTGGTCAATCCGGACCAGCCCGGCCACGCCGTCGCCAGCACGAACCTCCAGTGGGGGAAGGCCGGTCCGATACTCCTGGCCCACGACGACGGGACGCTCCCGGCCGTCACGGAGAACTACCTATGGCGAATCCAGTCGGGCTGGTTCTCCACGCCTGCTGAGGGCCCGTTCAACCACGTCTTCGTCCTGGGGCCCATGGAAGAGGTCTCCTGGGTGTCCCAGGCCCGGAGTGACTACGCCGTCGAGATTACGCCCTACCGGCTTCAGGGTCCCGGCATGAGCCCGCTCGACGCGCTCTCGGCGTCTTGGGCGGCGTTCAGTTTGCTGGGGGCCTCGTTCGTCTACGCACATACGCGGCGTCGTATTCCCGAGACGAGCGACTGGACGAAGCTCGTGTGGCCGATGTTCACACTGCTGCTTGGCCCCATTGGCCTAGGATTCTATTGGCTTGCCTACCGTGGCCGTGAGGTGATCGAGCGCGATGGCCACCAGCGCGTCGTCAGACCGTACTGGCTCCGGGCCGCCTCGGCCACGGCAATGGGTGTCGCCTTCGCCGCGAGCACGATGATAGCGGTCGCGTTCGGCCTCACCTACTTCGGGATGCCGCTGGTGGTGTTCGAGAGCCCCGTGTTCATGCTCGGCAGTTCGATGGTGCTCATGATGGCCATCGTCTACGTCGTCGCCTTCCTCGTCTCGTGGCTCGTCTTCCACATCCCGATGTTCGAGGAGTCGCTCGACCTCGACCGACGCGCGGCGACCCGACACGCCCTGCTGGCCGTCGGGGTGAGCATGACGAGCGTCTCAGTTGGGATGATGACGATGATGTACTTCCTGATGATGCTCAATCTCCCGATGATGCCCGGCGACGACAACATCCTCTGGTTCGGCGTGATGGTGTTCTCGACGCTCATTGGCTTTCTCATCGCCTGGCCAGTCAACGGCCTGCTCGTCCGCAAGAACGTCAAACCCGGAGGTGCACTATGA
- a CDS encoding four-helix bundle copper-binding protein — translation MSLAETAGKIGHLDDEARECLENCFEATEVCEWCADECAGEGEEMARCLRLCRDVADIASTHARFMARNSNYDTQLAQLNAGLAEECAEECGRHDAEHCQVCADVLRECAESCRNMASGS, via the coding sequence ATGTCTCTCGCAGAGACGGCCGGGAAGATCGGCCACCTGGACGACGAAGCGCGTGAGTGTCTCGAAAACTGCTTCGAAGCCACAGAGGTCTGTGAGTGGTGTGCCGACGAGTGTGCGGGCGAGGGCGAAGAGATGGCACGGTGTCTCCGACTCTGTCGGGACGTCGCTGACATCGCGTCCACCCACGCTCGGTTCATGGCTCGTAACTCGAACTACGATACGCAACTCGCCCAGCTCAACGCGGGGCTGGCCGAGGAGTGCGCCGAGGAGTGTGGGCGCCACGACGCCGAGCACTGCCAAGTCTGTGCCGACGTTCTCCGGGAGTGTGCGGAGAGCTGTCGAAACATGGCGTCGGGGAGTTAG
- a CDS encoding cell wall-binding repeat-containing protein, with protein sequence MTDKSRRQLLRDLATIPAAAGLGGIAMAQSDDDGQQTGPETADFDEWTATTMTTRLAGENIYETAAAYCQSVYTAINEPTYPGALTLVNDSVLEAALPGVGLIHHPIDGAVLLTRQDELPQATRDEIERAHPEGVGMDGNVQVYLIGSERYISDAVRQEVEAMGMDVRRIPGTNPVRVAANLDQYVSSMHGNHEDEVIIGSLDAPDRSIPIQSWNAHGGDGFLWVEADSIPEETAEQLEARYDYAYMYLVGDESAISSEVARNLSAYGHVTRIPDAGDPYSVSAAWAGFKDLGRNQGWWFGEWSRNIGWGLAEPGHNFIFSNPNDWQTAIPASVESHRGKHGPMLAVRQDELPTPVENYLRKFFEPTDAAPYDRKYNHGWIAGPPETISRDVQAQVHGILEGGGPS encoded by the coding sequence ATGACCGATAAAAGCAGACGACAGCTCCTGCGAGACCTGGCAACGATTCCGGCCGCGGCCGGCCTCGGTGGCATCGCGATGGCCCAGAGCGACGACGACGGGCAGCAAACCGGCCCTGAGACAGCCGATTTCGACGAGTGGACGGCCACGACGATGACCACGCGGTTGGCCGGCGAGAACATCTATGAGACGGCAGCTGCCTATTGCCAGAGCGTCTATACGGCCATCAACGAACCGACCTACCCGGGGGCGCTCACCCTTGTCAACGACAGCGTGCTCGAAGCGGCGCTCCCGGGTGTCGGACTCATCCACCACCCCATCGACGGCGCCGTACTGCTGACACGGCAAGATGAACTGCCGCAAGCCACTCGCGACGAAATCGAGCGCGCGCATCCGGAGGGGGTCGGGATGGACGGCAACGTCCAGGTGTATCTCATCGGGAGCGAGCGCTACATCAGCGACGCGGTCAGGCAGGAAGTCGAAGCGATGGGGATGGACGTCCGTCGCATTCCCGGTACCAATCCAGTTCGCGTCGCCGCGAACCTCGACCAGTACGTCAGCTCGATGCACGGCAACCACGAGGACGAAGTGATTATCGGGAGCCTGGACGCCCCGGACCGCTCCATCCCAATCCAGTCCTGGAACGCCCATGGCGGCGACGGCTTCCTCTGGGTCGAAGCCGATTCGATTCCCGAGGAGACGGCCGAGCAGCTCGAAGCCCGCTACGACTATGCCTACATGTACCTCGTCGGCGACGAGTCGGCAATCAGCTCTGAGGTAGCCCGAAACCTCAGCGCGTACGGGCACGTCACACGGATTCCCGACGCCGGCGACCCCTATAGCGTGAGTGCCGCGTGGGCCGGGTTCAAAGACCTCGGCCGGAACCAGGGCTGGTGGTTCGGCGAGTGGTCCCGAAACATCGGATGGGGGCTGGCTGAGCCCGGACATAACTTCATCTTCTCGAACCCGAACGACTGGCAGACGGCCATCCCAGCCAGCGTCGAGAGCCACCGCGGCAAACACGGGCCGATGCTCGCCGTCAGGCAGGACGAACTCCCCACGCCCGTCGAGAACTACCTGCGGAAGTTCTTCGAGCCGACCGACGCGGCGCCGTACGACCGCAAGTACAACCACGGCTGGATCGCCGGGCCACCAGAGACGATTAGCCGGGACGTCCAGGCTCAGGTCCACGGCATTCTGGAGGGAGGTGGGCCGTCGTGA